The following is a genomic window from bacterium.
GGTAGATGACGGTGCCGCGCGTCGGCCGCACGAGCCCCAGCACGGTCTTCATCGTCGTCGACTTGCCGGACGCGTTGCCGCCGAGCAGGCAGACGATCTCGCCGACGCCGATCTCGTAATTGACCCGCTTCAGGGCATGGAGCTCCCCGTAGTAGGTGTCGACGTCCTTAAACTCGAGCAGCGGACGTCCGGCCGAGATAGGCTCGGATGACATCGGGGTTCCGATGGACCTCCTCCGCGGTGCCTTCGGCGATCTTCTCGCCGTAGTCCAGCACGGCGACCTTGTCCGAAATGGTGTTGACGACGTTCAGCTTGTGCTCGATCAACAGCACCGTGAGGCCCATGTCCTTGAGGCTGCGAATTTGGTCGGCCAGCTCGAGTGTCTCCGCGGGGTTCATGCCGGCCGTCGGCTCGTCGAGCAGCAGCAGCGCCGGCCGCGACGCGATCGCGCGGG
Proteins encoded in this region:
- a CDS encoding ATP-binding cassette domain-containing protein — translated: RLFPDMTVLENVLVGMHAWTHANALGAVLRPAAVRTEERESVQWATEVLKIFGNRLVPRVNHLAGSLSYANRRRLEIARAIASRPALLLLDEPTAGMNPAETLELADQIRSLKDMGLTVLLIEHKLNVVNTISDKVAVLDYGEKIAEGTAEEVHRNPDVIRAYLGRTSAARV